One window of Nostoc sp. C052 genomic DNA carries:
- a CDS encoding glutathione S-transferase family protein, with amino-acid sequence MPKIILHQWEVSPFCNKVRKILKHKHLAYSVVNYNGLLAVGASRLSSVGKLPVIEYDGEKIQDSSEIAEFLEAQHPEHPLYPADSKDLAQAYLWEDWADESLYWFEVYFRFRYPDALQLATSLLCKGRSKFEQVIFAPLARYTYEKQLNAQGIGRIDKNRVEKKFFNHLGNLDTILSQQDWLVGSHQSIADLAVAAQIDEILRTSPLKERILSYSHVKDWFERIQS; translated from the coding sequence ATGCCAAAAATCATCCTACATCAATGGGAAGTTTCTCCCTTTTGTAACAAGGTTCGTAAGATTCTTAAGCACAAGCATCTCGCCTATTCTGTTGTCAACTATAACGGTCTGCTGGCTGTGGGAGCTTCCCGATTGTCATCTGTGGGCAAGCTTCCCGTGATTGAATACGATGGTGAGAAGATTCAAGACAGCTCGGAAATTGCAGAATTTTTAGAAGCCCAACATCCAGAACATCCACTTTACCCCGCAGATAGTAAAGATTTAGCACAAGCCTATTTGTGGGAAGACTGGGCAGATGAATCGTTGTACTGGTTTGAAGTATATTTTCGCTTCCGCTATCCAGATGCTCTCCAGCTAGCGACTAGCTTATTATGTAAAGGACGATCAAAGTTTGAGCAAGTAATTTTTGCTCCTCTGGCTCGCTACACCTATGAAAAGCAATTGAATGCTCAAGGAATTGGTCGCATCGACAAGAACCGCGTTGAAAAAAAGTTTTTCAACCATCTCGGCAACCTTGATACTATCCTCAGTCAGCAAGATTGGTTAGTGGGAAGCCATCAGAGCATAGCGGATTTAGCTGTCGCTGCCCAAATAGATGAGATACTTCGCACTAGTCCGCTTAAGGAGCGGATTTTGTCATATTCTCATGTTAAAGATTGGTTTGAACGCATCCAATCGTAA
- a CDS encoding DUF3124 domain-containing protein: MKPYRYIYLAIAIILASCESTNIPPKSQPSAIQATPVQKAVTLDKNFKIASGQTLYVPVYSHIYHHNRQEIFELAVTLSIRNTDLTNPIIITSVRYYNSEGKLVKQYLERPIQLDALASTDFFINRNDTSGGLGANFIVEWVAQTEISEPIVEAVMIGTDFQQGISFISPGRVIKSQKNDQRSPLK, encoded by the coding sequence ATGAAGCCGTATCGATATATTTATTTAGCGATCGCTATTATTCTCGCATCTTGTGAATCCACAAATATTCCACCCAAGTCACAACCTAGTGCTATTCAAGCAACCCCGGTACAAAAAGCAGTGACGCTGGATAAGAATTTTAAGATAGCTAGCGGTCAAACTCTTTACGTCCCGGTTTATTCTCATATCTATCATCACAATCGCCAGGAGATTTTTGAGTTAGCTGTTACGCTCAGTATTCGGAATACAGATTTGACCAATCCAATTATTATTACTTCTGTGCGCTACTACAACTCAGAAGGGAAATTAGTGAAGCAGTATTTAGAGCGCCCCATTCAACTTGATGCCCTGGCTTCTACAGATTTTTTTATCAATAGAAATGATACCAGTGGAGGTTTAGGCGCAAACTTTATTGTCGAATGGGTAGCCCAAACAGAAATATCCGAACCCATAGTAGAGGCAGTCATGATTGGTACTGACTTTCAACAAGGGATTTCTTTTATCAGTCCTGGTAGGGTAATTAAAAGCCAAAAGAACGACCAGCGATCGCCTTTAAAATAA
- a CDS encoding sodium:proton antiporter, which yields MDVTELVKVSIILLLVATGVALLSRRLGIPYVTGLVLAGLPITELLSRRVGLSPTLVLDLFLPILIFEAGINTDVSRLRSTFKPIALLAGPGAVLSSGIIAALLKFGLGLDWIPALFVGVILANTDTVSMIAVFKDIPVPSRLSTIVEGETLFNDAAALVSFNLIVQVYSTGSLTFLEGIQQLLFISLGGCVVGLVLGYLSIPVFARLDDALSSLLLTVAVALGTFQAGQFLGVSGPVAVVVAGLIFGNLGLSRNTSASSRITLLSFWEYASFTVNTFIFLLIGVEINLVTLWRTLPAILLAVLAYQVGRVLTVYPLLAGIRWIDRPIPLRWQHLLFLGNIKGSLSMALALSLPATLPGREVLIAIVFGCVLVSLVGQGLSLPWVVKRLKLSKFSEVQQQVEELQAQLMTGKAAQDELDSLLKSGVLPKAVYEEMRSAYQVRIAGAEKTLRELYNRRPDEVEGRSGKSSKLEAIRRRLLLAEKGALNEAMRKRILSEEIVRGRIQALDEQLLKLEDD from the coding sequence GTGGATGTTACAGAATTAGTCAAAGTTTCAATTATTCTCTTACTTGTTGCTACAGGTGTCGCTCTGCTGTCTCGACGGCTGGGAATCCCTTATGTTACGGGTTTAGTATTAGCCGGTTTGCCAATTACTGAGCTATTATCTCGTCGAGTTGGTTTAAGTCCAACCCTTGTTTTGGATCTTTTCCTGCCAATTCTCATCTTTGAAGCTGGTATTAATACAGATGTCAGCCGCCTACGCAGTACCTTTAAACCAATTGCCCTACTAGCTGGGCCTGGGGCTGTGCTTTCCAGTGGTATTATTGCCGCCCTGTTAAAATTTGGGCTGGGGCTGGATTGGATACCTGCGTTATTTGTCGGAGTAATTCTGGCAAACACTGATACAGTTTCCATGATTGCTGTCTTTAAGGATATACCAGTACCATCCCGCCTTTCTACCATCGTTGAAGGAGAAACTTTATTTAACGATGCCGCTGCCCTAGTTTCCTTCAACCTGATTGTGCAAGTATATTCAACAGGCTCGCTCACATTTCTAGAGGGAATCCAACAACTGCTATTTATCTCTCTAGGAGGCTGTGTTGTTGGGTTAGTTTTAGGCTACTTGAGTATACCTGTATTCGCTCGTTTAGATGATGCTCTTAGTAGTCTTTTACTAACAGTTGCAGTTGCATTAGGGACTTTTCAGGCTGGGCAATTTCTTGGTGTATCAGGCCCCGTGGCTGTAGTTGTCGCTGGATTAATTTTCGGGAATTTAGGACTTTCTCGCAATACTTCTGCTTCTAGTCGCATTACCTTGTTGAGTTTCTGGGAATATGCCAGTTTTACTGTCAACACCTTTATTTTTCTGTTGATTGGTGTAGAAATAAACTTGGTAACGCTCTGGAGAACTTTACCTGCAATTCTACTTGCAGTTTTGGCTTATCAAGTCGGGCGAGTTCTTACAGTCTATCCGTTGCTAGCAGGGATTCGTTGGATTGACCGCCCAATTCCGCTACGCTGGCAACATTTACTATTTTTAGGCAACATTAAAGGTTCGCTCTCAATGGCTCTGGCGTTGAGCTTACCTGCCACATTGCCAGGACGAGAAGTTTTAATAGCTATAGTCTTCGGCTGTGTGCTGGTGTCCTTAGTGGGACAGGGTTTAAGTTTACCTTGGGTGGTAAAACGCTTAAAATTATCTAAATTTTCCGAAGTTCAACAGCAAGTTGAAGAATTACAAGCCCAGTTGATGACGGGTAAGGCAGCACAAGATGAATTAGATAGTCTGTTGAAATCAGGAGTGTTACCAAAAGCCGTTTATGAGGAGATGCGTTCAGCTTATCAGGTGCGAATTGCCGGTGCAGAAAAGACACTGCGGGAACTATATAATCGTCGTCCTGATGAGGTGGAAGGTAGAAGTGGCAAGAGCAGTAAACTTGAAGCGATTCGCCGACGTTTACTGTTGGCAGAAAAAGGAGCGCTCAATGAGGCAATGCGGAAGCGAATTCTCTCGGAAGAAATTGTGCGTGGACGGATACAAGCTCTTGATGAACAATTGTTGAAATTAGAAGACGATTAG
- a CDS encoding GMC oxidoreductase: MSQQFDVIVIGSGFGGSVVTCRLAESGARVLVLERGRRWTKDQYPRQAKDAWIYEHTQPQKHNGWLDLRFFKGMAVAQGAGVGGGSLCYSSVVLEANPTRFEQGWPPEITYSELQPYYDRVRKMMGVHPIPPGQHTQRAKLMEQAAQKVGYGDRFQSMPLAISFDPDWNYQLEDPLNEKHSRQFVNAQGQKQGTCIHLGNCDLGCDVHAKNTLDLNYIPAGENKGAEVRSLHLVRYIQPEEGGYRVIFDRIENGQLIRGEERGKIVVIAAGSLGSSELLLNSRDKYRTLPKVSQQLGKNWSANANVLTPDFYSKDVEVRQSIGPTITAGMDFTDGSFEGESFIIEDDGFPNMLLNAISSKLNSGKFSLFALALRNHLQRGLDEKNPLSNVMVWLGAGVDAADGQLSLGRNWLKPWETDLKLDWNIQRSKSAIDAILNLQKQLSQANGGKLYIPFYWSVLRSLLTVHPLGGCKMGTTAEDGVVDHKGEVFGYKNLYVADGAILPEAVGRNPSMTIAALAERVAHLMVSN, from the coding sequence ATGAGCCAGCAATTTGATGTCATCGTAATCGGTAGCGGCTTTGGTGGGTCAGTAGTTACCTGCCGTTTGGCTGAATCAGGAGCGCGGGTTTTGGTATTAGAACGCGGTCGGCGTTGGACGAAAGACCAATACCCACGTCAAGCCAAAGATGCCTGGATTTATGAACACACCCAGCCGCAAAAACATAATGGCTGGCTCGATTTACGCTTTTTTAAGGGGATGGCTGTTGCTCAGGGGGCCGGAGTTGGTGGCGGTTCTCTGTGCTATTCCAGCGTGGTTTTAGAAGCAAATCCAACGCGATTTGAGCAAGGTTGGCCACCGGAAATTACTTACAGTGAATTACAGCCTTATTACGATCGCGTGCGGAAAATGATGGGTGTCCATCCCATACCTCCAGGGCAGCATACCCAACGGGCAAAATTGATGGAACAAGCGGCGCAAAAAGTTGGATATGGCGATCGCTTTCAAAGTATGCCTCTGGCAATCTCCTTCGATCCAGACTGGAATTACCAACTGGAAGACCCCTTGAATGAAAAGCACTCCCGGCAATTTGTCAATGCCCAAGGGCAAAAACAAGGCACTTGTATTCATTTGGGTAATTGTGATTTGGGGTGTGATGTCCACGCCAAAAATACTCTCGATTTGAACTATATCCCGGCTGGAGAAAACAAAGGGGCGGAGGTGCGATCGCTCCACTTGGTACGCTATATTCAACCAGAAGAAGGTGGTTATCGCGTTATTTTTGACCGCATCGAAAATGGGCAACTAATTCGTGGTGAAGAGAGGGGCAAAATAGTTGTCATCGCCGCAGGTTCCCTCGGTTCTAGTGAGTTGCTATTAAATAGCCGCGATAAGTACCGTACTTTACCTAAAGTTAGTCAGCAACTCGGTAAGAATTGGAGCGCTAACGCCAACGTTCTTACTCCCGATTTCTACAGCAAAGATGTTGAGGTTAGGCAGTCCATTGGCCCAACGATTACCGCAGGTATGGACTTTACTGATGGTAGCTTTGAGGGAGAGAGTTTTATTATTGAAGATGATGGCTTTCCGAATATGTTGCTGAATGCCATTAGCAGCAAACTGAATTCTGGTAAATTTAGCCTATTTGCTTTAGCTTTACGCAACCATTTGCAGCGTGGTTTGGATGAAAAGAATCCCTTAAGCAACGTTATGGTTTGGCTAGGTGCGGGTGTTGATGCTGCTGATGGGCAACTTTCTCTCGGTCGTAACTGGCTCAAACCTTGGGAAACAGACTTAAAACTTGATTGGAATATCCAGCGCTCAAAGTCTGCAATTGATGCCATCTTGAATCTGCAAAAGCAACTTTCCCAAGCCAATGGCGGTAAGCTTTATATTCCCTTTTACTGGTCAGTTCTCCGCAGTTTGTTAACAGTGCATCCCCTTGGAGGATGCAAAATGGGGACAACTGCTGAAGATGGTGTGGTCGATCATAAAGGAGAAGTTTTCGGCTACAAAAATCTTTATGTCGCTGATGGGGCAATTTTACCTGAAGCTGTTGGACGCAATCCTTCCATGACTATTGCTGCTTTAGCAGAACGGGTGGCTCACTTGATGGTGAGCAACTGA